Genomic segment of Truepera radiovictrix DSM 17093:
ACTTCCGGCCCGAGTACCTCGGGCTCTCGGTGCTCGCCGAGCGCTTTCCGGGGGTGCCGCGCGTGGCGCTCACCGCGACCGCCGACGAGGCGACGCGCCGCGAGATGGTCGAGCGCCTCTCGCTGCAGCGGGCGCAGCCGTTCGTCTCCTCCTTCGACCGGCCCAACCTCCGCTACACGGTGGTACCCAAAGCGGGGGCGAAGGGGCAGTTTTTGAGCTTTTACCGCGCCCGTCATCAAGGGGGTGCGGGCATCGTCTACTGCTTGTCGCGCCGGAGCGTCGAGGAGACCGCCGCTTGGCTCGTCAAAGCGGGGGTAGAGGCCCTGCCCTACCACGCGGGGCTCAGCGCCGCGGTGCGCCAGGAGCACCAGGAGCGCTTTTTGCGCGAGGACGCTCTGGTGATGGTCGCGACCATCGCCTTCGGGATGGGGATCGACAAGCCCGACGTGCGCTTCGTCGCGCACCTCGAGCTGCCCAAGAGCCTCGAGGGGTACTACCAGGAGACGGGCCGCGCCGGCCGCGACGGCGACCCCGCCGACGCCTTTATGACCTACGGCCTAGAGGACGTGGTGACGCTCCGGCGCCTTTTGGCGCAGTCGAACGCGCCGGAGGCGGTCAAGCGGCTCGAGGCGCGCAAATTAGAAGCCCTGCTCGGCTACTGCGAGACGGCCCGCTGCCGCCGCCAGGTGCTCCTCGCCTACTTCGGCGAGACGCTCGCGGAGCCCTGCGGCAACTGCGACACCTGCCTCGCGCCGGTCGACACCTTCGACGGCACCGTGGCCGCGCAAAAGGCGCTCTCCACAGTTGTCCGCACCGGCCAGCGCTTCGGGGCGGGGCACGTCACCGACGTGCTCTTGGGCAAGTTGACGCCCCGCGTGCGCTCCCTGGGGCACCATGAGCTCAGCACCTTCGGCATCGGCGGCGAGCTCAGCGAGCGCGCCTGGCGGAGCGTGTTGCGGCAGCTCGTGGCGGCGGGCTACCTGGCGACCGACGCCGAAGGTTACGGCACCTTGAAGCTGACCCCGCGGAGCACCCCCCTGTTGAAGGGCCAGGAGACGCTGCGGCTGCGGCGTGACCCCACGGCGGCGAAAGCGAAGGCGGCGGTCAAGGGGGGGCAGGCGGCCCCCGCCGACCCCGCCCTCTTCGAGCGGTTGCGCGCCCTTCGCGCGCGGCTCGCGAGAGCGCAGGGGGTGCCGGCCTACATCGTCTTCGATGACAAGACGCTCCGCACGATGACGGAGCTGAGGCCCCGCACGCTCGCCGAGCTGCGCCGCGTGCCGGGGGTCGGCGAGGTGAAGCTGGCCCGCTACGGAGAGGCCTTTTTGGAGGTGCTGCGCGCACCCCCGTCCTAGCGCACCACGCTCCCGCTCGCGAGGTCGCGGTCCAAAACCGACACGCTGAGGTTCCCCTCGCTGTCTTCGGCGGCCAAGATCATCCCTTGGGACAGCACGCCGCGCAGCTTTACGGGTTTGAGGTTGGCGACCAACACGACCTTTTTGCCGACGAGCTCCGCGGGCGTGTACCACTCCCGGATGCCCGAGACGACGGTGCGCTCTTCGGGGCCGAGTTTAACGGTCAGCACGAGCAGTTTGTCGGCTTTGGGGTGCGCTTCGGCCTTGAGAATCTCGGCGACGCGCAGCTCGAGCTTGGCAAAGTCGTCTAGGGTCACTTCGGGAAGGTGTTCCAAGGCTGTCTCTTTCGGCTCTAGGCTGTCGTTTAAGGCGGCGAGGTCGACGCGCGGAAAGAGCGGCGCGCCCGGTGCGGTCGGCGTCCCCGCCGGCGTCAGGCCCCAGGTCGCAGCGTCTTGCAGGGTGTAGTCGCCTTTCAGGCCGAGCTGCTGTTGCAGCTCGGCCGCTTTCGTCGGGATGACGGGGGAGAGCAGGATGCTCGCGCAGCGCAGCGCTTCGACGCAGCCGTAGAGCACCGTGTCGAGGCGCCCTGCTGCCCCCTCTTTGGCGAGCACCCAGGGTTGGGTCTCGGCGATGTACTTGTTCGCTTTGCGCACCGCCTCCAACACGCTCTCGATGGCGCGGTCGAACTGCAGGGCGTCGAAAAGCTCCGTCATGCGCTCCGGCAGCCCCACGAACGCGTCCCTAAGTGCCTCGTCGATGGGCTCTAACGGCCCCGGCGCCGGCACCACGCCGCCGCGGTACTTGCCCAGCATCCCGAGCGTCCGGTTGAGGAGGTTGCCGAGGTCGTTGGCGAGGTCGGCGTTGATGCGCTCGGCCAAACCCACCTCGCTAAACGAGGCGTCTAACCCGAAGGTCATGTCACGCAGCAGGTAGTAGCGGAAGGCGTCGTTGCCGTACTTGTCCTTGAGGTCCAAGGGGCGCACCACGTTGCCCTTGGATTTGCTCATCTTGCCGCCGTCGACGAGCCAGTAGCCGTGGACGTTGAGGTGCCGGTACAGGGGTAACCCGGCGGACTTGAGCATGGTCGGCCAGAAGACGCCGTGGGGCTTCAAGATGTCCTTGGCGATAAAGTGCTCGACAAACGGCCAGTAGCGTTCGACGGCGTCGCGGCTTTTAAGCGCCGAGTAGTAGTTGATCAGCGCGTCAAACCACACGTAGGTCACGTGGTTCTCATCCCACGGCAACGGGATGCCCCAGGGCACGCGCGACCGCGGGCGGCTGATCGAGAGGTCGCCGATGGGCTCGCGCAGGATGCTCAAGACTTCGTTGCGGTAGCGTTCGGGGCGAATGAGCTCGGGGTTCTCCTCGAGGGTTTCGCGCAGCCACGGGCGGTAGCGCTCCATCCGGAAAAAGTAGTTCTCCTCGCTGCGGTACTCTAGCGGGATGTCGTGCTGCGGGCACTTGCCGCCCTCGAGCTCCTTGTCGGTGTAGTAGCGCTCGCAACCGACGCAGTAGAGCCCGCCGTACTCGCCGAAGATGATGTCGCCGGCCTCGTACACGCGCGTTAGCACCTCGTGGACGACCGCCTGGTGGCGCGCTTCGGTCGTGCGGATAAACTCGTCGTAGGCGATACCCAGAGAGTTCCAGGTGTCCTGGAACTTCTTCGCGACCCTGTCGGTGTACGCCTGCGGCGAGAGCCCCGCGGCGTCGGCGGCCTTCTGGATCTTTTCGCCGTGCTCGTCGGTGCCGGTCAAAAACAGGGTGTCGTCGCCTTTAAGGCGGTGAAAGCGCGTGACCACGTCGACCAGGGTGGTCGTGTAGGCGTGGCCGATGTGCGGTTCGGCGTTGACGTAGAAGATGGGGGTCGTGGCGTAGTAGACCCCTCGTGTCTGCGCCTCCGCCGTCCGCGCCCCTGCCCCTGTCGTCTGTGGTCGTTCGGTCGGTGCTGGCGTGTCCTTACCCATCCTTGATCTCCTCATAGGCCGTCGGGTCAAAAAGCCGCGTCAAAAACCGGGTCAAAAAAAAGAGGCGCTCTTACGCAAGCGCCTGGAAACGGATAGCGAGCGCTTAACCGAGGCCAGGTCGGCGTTGCAGCGGCATAGGGGTCACCGGACCCACCTCTCGTGCGGCTGCGACCATTCGGCGCGTCATGCGCTGAGTATAGCAGATGGCTCGCGGCGCGCCCTTCGCGGGATGTGCTACAGTCTCTCTCACCGCCGTTTCATGGTCAGGGTGGTAAGAAGCGCAACTTGGAAGAGGTGGCTATGGCGGAGCTTTTCATCGTGGGCGTCGACGGCAGCGACGGGGCGCGCCGCGCGGCGGCGTTTGCCGCCAAAAGGGCGCGCTGCGTAGGGGCCAAGGTGCTGCTTTTGGGCGTGATCGAGTGGTCGCGCTACGCCTTTTACACCCCCGAGGAGCTTGAAACCCGCGGGCGCGACAAGCAGCGGGCGACCGAGCGGGCGGAGCGCGAGGTGCTGCGCCCGCTCGCCGAGTCGTTGCAGGGAGAGGGGCTCGAGGTGAGCTGTCTGGTGCGCCACGGCCACGCCGCCGAGGTGATCCAAGCGCTCGCCGAGGAGCGCGGTGCGAGCGAGGTCTTCGTCGGCCGCGAGGGCCGCTCGCCCTTCGTGGGGGCGCTTTTCGGTAGCGTCACGCACCGCATCGTGAGCACCTCAAACGTGCCCGTGACGGTGGTGCCCTGATGCGGGCGCGCTGGCCCTAACGCTGGGGCTGACCGGCACGGGGGTCGCCCAGACGGCCGGGGGGATCGACGACGCCATCAACCGCGCCCTAACGCCCTTTGCGGACGCGGTCTCGAGCGTTATCTTCTTCTCGGTGCCCGTCGGCGAGGCGCAGCTCCCGCTTATCGTGGTGTGGTTGATCGTCGCGGCCCTCTTTTTCACCTTCTACTTCAACTTCATCAACTTCCGCGGTTTCCGCCACGGCTTCCGGCTGATCCGCGGCGACTACGACGACCCGGAGAGCGCGGGCGAGGTGACGCACTTTCAGGCGCTGGCGACCGCCCTGTCAGGAACCGTCGGTCTCGGCAACATCGCGGGCGTCGCGGTCGCGGTGTCGGTGGGTGGGCCCGGCGCGACCTTCTGGATGATCCTGGCGGGGCTTTTGGGGATGGCGTCGAAGTTCGTCGAGTGCACCTTGGGCGTCATGTACCGCACTGAGTACCCCGACGGGCGCGTCTCGGGCGGCCCCATGCACTACCTGCGTAAAGGGCTCGCCGAGCGCAACTTGGGTGGCCTCGGGCGGGCGCTCGCGGCGTTTTTCGCGGTGATGTGTATCGGCGGTTCGCTGGGTGGCGGCAACATGTTCCAGTCGAACCAAGCGTACCAGCAGGTGGTCAACGTCACGGGCGGCGACGCCTCGTTTTTCGCGGGGCGCGCCTGGGTGTTCGGGCTCTTGGCGGCGCTCGCGGTCGGCGCGGTGATCATCGGCGGCATCAAAAGCATCGCCCGCGTGACCGAAAAGATCGTCCCCTTCATGGCCGTGACGTACATCAGCGCCGCTTTGGTGATCCTGGTGGCCAACGCCGCGCAGATCCCGGCGGCGTTCGGCGCGATTATAGACGGCGCCTTTAGTCCCGAGGGGGTCACGGGCGGCTTTATCGGGGTCTTGATCCAGGGCTTTCAGCGCGCCGCTTTCTCCAACGAAGCGGGCATCGGTTCGGCGGCCATCGCGCACTCGGCGGTCAAGACCAAGCACCCGGTGACTGAAGGCATCGTGGCGCTCAACGAGCCCTTCGTCGACACCGTCGTGGTCTGCACCATGACGGCTTTGGTCATCGTCATCACCGGCACCTACACCCAGGCGGGGCTAAGCGGGGTAGAGCTGACCTCGGCGGCCTTTGCCCAGAACATCGCCTGGTTCCCCTACGTGCTGGCCCTGGCGGTCGTGCTCTTTGCGTTTTCCACCATGATCTCGTGGTCGTACTACGGCGTCAAAGCGGCGACCTATTTGTTCGGCGAGTCAGCCCTTACCGAGACGCTCTTTAAGGTCGTCTTTTGCACCTTTACCCTGATCGGCGCGGTGATGCAGCTCGACGCCGTGATCGCTTTTTCGGACTCGATGATCTTTGCGATGTCGCTCGCCAACGTCGTGGGGCTCTATATCCTCGCGCCCGAGGTCAAGCGGGCGCTCGGGGCCTATTGGCGCGACATCGAGAGCGGCGCGATCCGAAGCCGGCGCGAGCTCGCCCGGACGGGGGACTGACGGGCCGGGGTGTCTGTGGGGCAGCCGCTAGTGTCATGGGCGTAGGGGGGCTACAACGGGGTGGCGCCGGATAACGGTGCCCACTTAGGAGGGGGACGTATGGCAGACCACCAGAGCGACCTGCTGGCGCGCGCGCGTGTGGGGGGCGCACCTTCGCACCTCGCGCTGAGCCGCCGCCGCTTTCTGCAGTTTGGCGCCGGTGCGCTCGCGGCCCTCGGGTTGAGCGGCCTGCGCGTCGGCCGCGCGCAGACGCTGGCGCGGGCAGCTTCGGCGCCGGCGCGGCCGCTCCCCGCTTACGCCGAAGACCTCGGCCGCTATCCCTTCTCGCTCCCCGAGCTCGGCTACGCCTACGGCGCGCTCGAGCCCGTGATCGACGCCGAGACGATGACGCTGCACCACCAGGAGCACCACCAGAGCTACGTCGACGCGCTCAACGCGGCGCTTGCGGACTACCCCGAGCTGCAGGGCCGCACCTTGGGCGAGCTGCTCACCACCCTCCCCGAACTGCCCGAAGAGGTGCGGCAAGACGTGCAGAACCAGGGGGGCGGGCACCTCAACCACGCGCTGTGGTGGCGTTGGGTGGCGCCGGGGGGGAGCCGCGAACCCGTCGGGCGCTCGGCGGAGCGCATCGCCGAGACCTTTGGCGACTTGGAGGGCCTTAAAGAGCCCTTTAACGCCGCGGCCGACGCGCGCTTCGGCTCCGGTTGGGCGTGGCTCGTCGTGGACGAGAGCGGCCGGCTCTCGGTGCTCTCGACGCCGAACCAGGACCACCCCATCAGCCAGGGGCTGGTGCCGCTCCTGGGCCTCGACGTCTGGGAACACGCCTACTACCTCTCGTACCGCAACCGCCGCCCGGAGTACATCAACGCCTTCTGGGAGGTGGTCAACTGGGACGCCGTCGAGGAGCAGCACGGCGTCGCGGCAGCGCTCTTCGGGTTTTAGGGGGGCTCAGCGCCCGTCGCCGACCCTTCCTAGGTGCGTCTCCCCGAACGCCTCCGGGAACTTGAGGCCGTAGCCGAGGAGGCGGTCTAGCGCGATGTGCGCCGCCCAGATGAGGGCGACGTGGAGCGCTACGGGGGCGGAGAAAGCCACGCCGATGAGCGCGAGCGCTGCGGGAAGGGGGTAGGTGTGGAGCAGGTTGTAGCCCATCGCGCCGACCCTCGGTCCCGCGAGGTAGGCGAGGATGCCGAGGTCGGGGGCCAAAAAGAGAGCGGCGAACAGCCACCAGCCGCCGCCAAAGCGTGCGTAGAGAGCAAGCAACACGGCGAGTTCGGTGGCCGCTTCGGCGCGCAGCAAAAGGGGTGGCAGGAGTAGCTGCCGGGGCTTAGAGGCTTTCAGAGCTGTAGGGGTCACGCAACATCTCCTCGAGGTCTTTAAGGCGAACGTCGTTCACCTTCGCTATCCTTGCACCTTAGAGGTTACGCGTCAAGACGTACACTGTTCGGGTATGCCGTATCCGGCCAAGACGACTTCCGAAAGGGTCCTTGCCGCGGCCCTCGAGCTCCTCGAGCGCGGGGGTGAGGGCGCCCTCTCGATGCGCGCGTTAGCGGCGTCGCTCGGCCTCAGCGCCTCGAGCCTCTACCGCCACTTCCCTAACCGCGAGGCGCTCCTTAACGCGCTGGGGGACGAGAGCACCCGGCTGCTCCACGCCGCTCTGGCGCGGGCGAGCGCCGGGCGCGACCCGAGAGGGGCGCTCGTGGGGGTGGCGCACGGCTACCTCGAGTTCGCGCGCGCGCACCCCGCGCTCTACGACCTGGTGATGGCGCCGCGCGCGACCCCCGGACCGGGCAAGGACGTGTGGACGTTTCTGCTAGGGGTGCTGGGGGGGGTCACGGGACGCTCCGACGACACCGCCGCCGCAGTCGCGCTGTGGTCGTTTCTGCACGGCTTCGTGACGCTAGAGCGCGCCGGGCTGTTCGGCCCCAGCGGTCCGCAAGGGGGTCTGGAGCGGGGGTTGGCGGCGTTGCTGGCGGGGTTAGAACGCACCTGAACGCGTTCTTAAAGTACGACGGTTGTCGTTGACAATACGACGTTTTTCGTATAACATGGTGCTACCCCAAACGAGGAGGCGCCATGTCATCCCCCAGCACGCCACCCCGACCGACCGACGCGGAGTTAGCGATTCTACGGGTGCTCTGGCAGCGCGGCCCGAGCACCGTCCGCGAGGTTCACGACGCGCTCACCGGCACTGGCGACGGCAAAGCGGTGCGCTACACGACGACGCTCAAGCAGCTTCAGGTGATGACCGACAAGGGACTTGTGCGGCGCGACGAGCGCAGCCGCACGCACGTCTACGAGGCGGCCTCTAGCGAGGAAGAGACGCAAGGGGCGCTGCTCGAGCACCTCCTTAGGAGCGCCTTCGGCGGCTCCGCGCAGCAGCTCTTCCTGCGGGCTTTGTCGCGCAAGGTGGCGTCGGCGGAGGAGTTAGACGAGCTGCGCCGCCTGCTGGACGAACGGGGGAGGGGTGACGGTGAGCGCTAGAGCGCTGCTCGAGCACCCGCTCGCCGAGGCGGTCGGTTGGGCGCTGCTGCACTCGCTCTGGCAGGGAGCGCTCGTGGGCGCGCTCGTCGCGCTCGGGCTCTTCGCGCTGCGCCGCCCGCAGCACCGCTACGCCTTGGGCTGCGGCGCACTGCTTCTGATGGTGGTGCTACCCCTTCTGACGGGGGTGCTGCACTACCGCGACCTCACCGCGCCGCTCGCCGCATCCGGGGAGCTGGGGCCCTCCTCTTTCATCCCCAGCGGCGGCCTGGTCGGTGACGCTGCCCCCTCGGTAGCGCCCCCTGCAAGCTCTTCAAGCTCTTCGGCAATCCCCACGGGTACCCCCTCAGCCGCTTCGTCCTCAGTGGCACAGGTTTGGGGGCGAGTCTCCCACACGCTTACCAGCAGCGCTCCTTGGTTCACCGGCCTCTGGCTTGTCGGCGTCGCGCTTTCCTTGCTGCGGCTTCTTGGCAGCGCGCTCTACGCCGCCCGCTTTGGTGCGCGCCACCGGACCCCGGCCCCGGAAGCGTGGCAACAGACCTTTCGGACGTTGGCGGGGCGGCTCGGTCTGCGCCGCGTCCCGCGCCTCGTGCTTTCAAGCGACGTGGATACGCCCCTCGTGCTCGGCGTCCTGCGGCCCTTGGTGGTGCTGCCCGTGAGCGCCCTCACCGGCGTTCCGGCGGCGCAGCTCTCGGCCGTGCTGCTCCACGAACTCGCCCACATCCGGCGGTACGACCCGCTCGTCAACCTCTTGCAGTGCCTCCTTGAGACCCTGCTGTTCTATCACCCAGCCGTGTGGTGGATCTCGCGCGCCGTGCGCCGCGAGCGCGAGGCGTGCTGCGACGACCTCGCGGTGGCGGTCTGTGGGGACGCGCGGCTCTACGCGCGGGCCTTGGTGGGGCTCGAGGCGCTGCGCCAACGGGAGCCCGCGCTGGCGCTCGCCGCGACGGACAAACCGCTTTTGGAGCGGGTGAGGAGGTTACTCGGTATGGAATCCGACGTTCGTTCTGCACCTTCACTGCTGACGGTGCTGCTGGTTGTCACCTTGTCGTTAGGCGTGGGACTCTTCTTGACGCTGCAACCTGCGGTTGCACAAGAGGAGGCGCCTTCTACTTCTTTGCAAGTTGCTGAAGACGAAACGGTCGTGACGGGGCGCGTGCTCTGGCAAGGTGAGCCCGTCGCGGGGGTGCGCCTCGAGCTTCATAGCCGCCTCGAGCTGGACGACGACGGTGTCTGCTGCCGAGAGCCGCGCGTGTTGGCGAGCACGACCTCGGATGAAGATGGGACCTATACCTTTCGGGTAAGCGCGGCGCGTGCTTTCACCATCTGGGCGTATCCACCTACAAGCGACTATCTACCGGTGGGCTACGACCACGTATCTACCCCTGGTATTCCATTTCAAGCGAACGTTCAGCTCATGAAGGCCATTAAAGAACTAGAACCTGCTTTGACCTATGGGGTCAACCTCACGCCGACGCTAAGCTGGCAGCCTCTTCCAGAAGCTGCGCGGTACGGAGTAAGCATCACAAAGCTGAATGAAACCGATACAGTAATGGAAAATTATCAATATACGGCTGAGCCGCAGTTCACGGTAGAAACGCCGCTCGAGGAAAATGCCCTCTACTACTGGGTGGTGGAAGCGTACGATGAGACTGGCACGACGCTTGCTTATGGTGAATCGACCTTTTCTACTTCCTCAGCGCAGGCGCGCGTACCTGTAGAGCTGACGGATGTGGGTGTTCGTACCGTCCTGCCGGCTGGTTGGCAGTTGGTAGGGGCGGGCGCTTTCGAGCAGGTTACCGAAGGCGGCGAGCGGCGCAGGTTGACGTTCGAGAGGCTTCCCGGCGACGACCCCGAGGCGGTGCTAAGGGCTCGCAACGAGTCCTCGAGCGCCCCTACCGAGAGCGCCTATGGAGACCAAACGTGGCTGTGGCAAGCCGGAAGTGACCGCGACGGACGGCGCTTCGTTCAAGCGACGACCGTAGGCGGTAACGTTTATCTCATAACAGCAGAAGCAACAGACGAGTCTCCGGTAGAGCTTTACGCCTTTGTTCTGCCGCTCGTGCTGGAAAACTTCGAGGTTATAGGGGCTGATGAAGGGGACAATGGCGCGGGTGCAGCACCTCCTGGAACAAGCCAACACCTGCCGGCCCTTGCACTGCGGCGCAGCGACAATCGAGATGCTGAGGTCTTTACTCCAGCCCCTGAGACCGGAACCGTAGCGGGCACCGTGAGATGGCACCACACCCCGCTCGCCGGGGTGCGGGTCAGCTTGAGGACGCCTCGAGAGCGCCTCGAGGACGGAAGCTGCTGCGTAGGCGAGCAGGAGACGCTTCAGACCGTTAGCACGGACGAAAATGGTACGTACCGTTTTGAGGGGGTGACGCCGGGTGAGTACGAAGTGGAGGCGGAGGCGCCCTCGAGCCTCTACTGGGAGTTTATGAGCAGCAGTGTGAACGTGAGCGCCGCCTTCGAGGTGCGGGAAGACTTCCGCTTACAAAAAGTTATGGAGGTGGTCAGCCCTCATGGAGAGATGGGGGTGCCTCTCTCACCGACACTGCGTTGGAAGCCCTTCCCTGGTGCAGCGCGGTATCAGACGTATATCCATAGCGAGCGAACGGGTAATCAGGTAAGGAGCTTGCCGTCCGAAAGCACCGAGGTGACGCTGAACGCGCCGCTCGAGCCCAACGAACTCTATCAGTGGTCGGTCACTGCATATGCAGAGGACGGTACTGAAATCGCCTACTACTCCGCTGCACACTTCTCCACCGCGCCAGCCAAGGAGCAGGTCTCCGTCACCCTGCCCGACCTCGGCCTTCAGATGATGCTTTTCGAGGATTGGCAGCAAGTCACGTCCAACACGTTTGAGTGGGCACACGAGGGCGGCACGACCTACACCTTGGCGTTTCAGACGTTGCCTGGAGATGACGCCGAGGCGGCGCTGCTCGAGTTAGGCGCTACAGAGGAGCAGGTACACGCCTCTAGCTATGAGGGCAAGACGTGGTGGACGGGCGTGTTTAATGGCGTCGTTCGTCTCGCGACCGAACTGGAGGGGCAGGTTTACCTCATCGCGGCCGATAGCAGCCCGGACGGTACGGCTGAGTTCTCTTATGCTGCGGAGGTTGAAGCCCTCGGGTTCACGCTGCCTCTAGTGGCGCGGACGCTCGAGCGGGTTGGCGCGGTGGCTGAAGGTCGAGCGTAAAGGGCTACTGTTTCGTTCCCTATTACGTGTGCTCCCCTTTGCACCTGCGCGCACACTCCTGGTTGACGCGTGTTTCAGTAGCGTGTGCTGGCAACGCTCGTCAGAAACAGCACGAGCGCGAGAAAGGAGAAGAACGTAGCCACTCTAAGCCAAGGCTGCGGTATGTTGTGCTTGTTCCCGAAGCGAAAGCTACCCCAGGATAAGATTCCGGTGCCGACTGCCAAGCTGGTAAACGTCGCTGCAAGTATAAAGGCACCTTCGGTAGCTATGTACAGCGCCCCCACCAATGTTATGAGGGTATAGCCCCCCATGACGTACGGATAGATCTTCAGCAATTTCTTTTGCATCGGTCGAGCGCCTCCTCTGCCTCTGCTAGTCGCCTCTCGGCAGCAGCAAAGTCACTCTGCGCCGCGCCGAGCTCACGCTCTTCGCGTTATAGGGTGGCTTGCAACCCCCTCACGTCTTTCGACACCGTCAAAGCCTGCTGCAAGAATACAAACGACTTCACCCGACGTGACGGGGTTTTCAGGACGCCAGCAAGCCAACTTGCGGCCGTTCGCACGCGCTCGTCATCGCCCCTCACACGCCCAACGGCAAGCATAGGCCCCCTCGCGAAGCTTGCTGACTCGAGCTACTTAAGCTGCCGACACTATAGGGCGCGGACCGTTAAAAGCGCCATGAGAGAACCTTCATCTTCTTCATCATGCTCGCGTAGGAGCTGTTACGAAGCTTTGCATGCTCCGTGTGCCCGTCGAGGCTAAGCGGAGCGCAACCCCTACGAAGGGCTGCGGCAAAACGGTTGCACACCTCTCCCGAGAAGAAGCTGTCACAAAGGGGCATGGTCGGTGAGCTCGCCGACCACCGCTACCAAGCACCAGAAGCGGGCTTTCAGACGAGGAAAATGTGTCGTGAAGGGGCCTCGTGAGAGTGCTCGGGTGCTACCATGAAGCGTTTTGACAGGGCGTTTTGTCGCCCTCCGACCCCCATACAAGCCGTTTTTTCCGTGCGACGCAAAGGAGCCTCCGTTGCCGCTCGAGCTACCCATGGCCCGGCCTCACCCTGCCCCTGTCTCGCAACCCCGCCCCAAACCCCCGAGCCCCAAACTGTGGCGTCCCAAACGCGTGCTCTTTACGCCCGACGCTTTGGAGCAGCCCTTTGGTCAGCGGCTCTTGGAGCGGATGCAGTCCTTGGGCCTCGACATCACGCTGCTTAGGAGCAACCGCCTGACCGGCTTGCGCGGCAAAGACGCGCGTGAGACCTACCGGCTCGCTAAACAGACCCTGGCGGTCGTCAACGCGCCGCCCAGCTTGCTCGCGCTCCAGCCCATCCCGCCCTCAGCCGACCTGCAGTTTCACCTCGCCAAGGGCTGCCCCGCGCACTGCCAGTACTGCTACCTAGCGGGCTCGCTCGCTGGGCCGCCCGTGACGCGCGTCTACGCCAACCTGCCCGAGATCTTGGGCGCTTTGGCGCGCTATGAGCGGCCGGGGCACGTGACGACCTTCGAGGTGTCGTGTTACACCGACCCGCTGGCTCTAGAGCACCTGACGGGCAGCTTGTCCGAGTGCGTGCGCTACTTCGGCACCCGCGAGGGCGCGCGGTTGCGCTTTGTGAGCAAGTTTGACGCGGTAGCGCCGCTTCTGACGTTACCGCACGGCGGTCGGACGCAGGCGCGCGTGTCGGTGAACGCCGCGCCCATCAGCCTGCGGCTCGAGGGCGGCGTGGCGCCCGTCGCGGCGCGCCTCGGTGGGTTGCGGCAGCTCGCGGCGGCGGGCTACCCGGTAGGCGTGGTGGTGGCCCCCATCATGCCCGTGGAGGGCTGGCGCGAGCACTACGGCGCCCTCTTGGACGAGGTGGCGCGGGCGGTCGGCGACGTGCGCGAGCTGACCTTCGAGCTGATCACCCATCGCTTCACCCCCGGCTCCAAGGAGGTGCTCCTGGACTGGTACCCGAACACCGCTTTGGACATGGACGAACAGACGCGGGCGGTCAAACGCAACAAGTTCGGCGGGCTCAAGTACGTCTATGGCAAGGACACGATGAGCGAGCTGCGGGGTTTTTTCGAGACCGAGCTGGCGCGGCGCTTTCCGCAGGCGCGCGTGCTCTACTGGACGTGAGCGCTCCTCCAGCGAGTGCGCGCCCCGCACGGCAGCTCGAGATGCTGCGCGTGTCGCGCATCTTTTTAGAGCGCGAGGCGCTCGCCTACCCACGTGCTCACGATCACGACATCCTGGCGCGCTTCCCGGACGCCGAGCGCGTGGAGGTGGCGTCGCACTGGAACATCCCTGGCCTTCACGGCAACGAGGGTCTGGTCAGGGACTGGGTGCGCGTCAAGCGCACCGTGCTCGTGCTCGGCGTGCGCAAGACCTTCCCCGTGCGCCCGAACGGCCGCTCCGCCGACTTTATCGCGCCGGGGTTCGCGAGCGGCTGCGCGATGGCCTGCGCCTACTGCTACGTGCCGCGCCGCAAGGGGTTCGCCAACCCCATCTCGACCTTTGTGAACTTAGAGGCGATCCACCGCGCGGTAGGGCGTCACGCCGCCAAGCAGGGCCCCAAAAAGCCCGCGCAGACCGACCCCGCGGC
This window contains:
- the recQ gene encoding DNA helicase RecQ; the protein is MLERAQHVLQTVFGYPAFRGLQAQVIERVARGGDALVLMPTGGGKSLCYQIPALLRPGVGVVVSPLIALMKDQVDALLQLGVRAAYLNSSLSSQEAAAVERALLAGELKLLYVAPERLLTPRFLSLLARAQLALFAVDEAHCVSQWGHDFRPEYLGLSVLAERFPGVPRVALTATADEATRREMVERLSLQRAQPFVSSFDRPNLRYTVVPKAGAKGQFLSFYRARHQGGAGIVYCLSRRSVEETAAWLVKAGVEALPYHAGLSAAVRQEHQERFLREDALVMVATIAFGMGIDKPDVRFVAHLELPKSLEGYYQETGRAGRDGDPADAFMTYGLEDVVTLRRLLAQSNAPEAVKRLEARKLEALLGYCETARCRRQVLLAYFGETLAEPCGNCDTCLAPVDTFDGTVAAQKALSTVVRTGQRFGAGHVTDVLLGKLTPRVRSLGHHELSTFGIGGELSERAWRSVLRQLVAAGYLATDAEGYGTLKLTPRSTPLLKGQETLRLRRDPTAAKAKAAVKGGQAAPADPALFERLRALRARLARAQGVPAYIVFDDKTLRTMTELRPRTLAELRRVPGVGEVKLARYGEAFLEVLRAPPS
- a CDS encoding alanine/glycine:cation symporter family protein; translated protein: MALTLGLTGTGVAQTAGGIDDAINRALTPFADAVSSVIFFSVPVGEAQLPLIVVWLIVAALFFTFYFNFINFRGFRHGFRLIRGDYDDPESAGEVTHFQALATALSGTVGLGNIAGVAVAVSVGGPGATFWMILAGLLGMASKFVECTLGVMYRTEYPDGRVSGGPMHYLRKGLAERNLGGLGRALAAFFAVMCIGGSLGGGNMFQSNQAYQQVVNVTGGDASFFAGRAWVFGLLAALAVGAVIIGGIKSIARVTEKIVPFMAVTYISAALVILVANAAQIPAAFGAIIDGAFSPEGVTGGFIGVLIQGFQRAAFSNEAGIGSAAIAHSAVKTKHPVTEGIVALNEPFVDTVVVCTMTALVIVITGTYTQAGLSGVELTSAAFAQNIAWFPYVLALAVVLFAFSTMISWSYYGVKAATYLFGESALTETLFKVVFCTFTLIGAVMQLDAVIAFSDSMIFAMSLANVVGLYILAPEVKRALGAYWRDIESGAIRSRRELARTGD
- a CDS encoding universal stress protein, with product MAELFIVGVDGSDGARRAAAFAAKRARCVGAKVLLLGVIEWSRYAFYTPEELETRGRDKQRATERAEREVLRPLAESLQGEGLEVSCLVRHGHAAEVIQALAEERGASEVFVGREGRSPFVGALFGSVTHRIVSTSNVPVTVVP
- the metG gene encoding methionine--tRNA ligase gives rise to the protein MGKDTPAPTERPQTTGAGARTAEAQTRGVYYATTPIFYVNAEPHIGHAYTTTLVDVVTRFHRLKGDDTLFLTGTDEHGEKIQKAADAAGLSPQAYTDRVAKKFQDTWNSLGIAYDEFIRTTEARHQAVVHEVLTRVYEAGDIIFGEYGGLYCVGCERYYTDKELEGGKCPQHDIPLEYRSEENYFFRMERYRPWLRETLEENPELIRPERYRNEVLSILREPIGDLSISRPRSRVPWGIPLPWDENHVTYVWFDALINYYSALKSRDAVERYWPFVEHFIAKDILKPHGVFWPTMLKSAGLPLYRHLNVHGYWLVDGGKMSKSKGNVVRPLDLKDKYGNDAFRYYLLRDMTFGLDASFSEVGLAERINADLANDLGNLLNRTLGMLGKYRGGVVPAPGPLEPIDEALRDAFVGLPERMTELFDALQFDRAIESVLEAVRKANKYIAETQPWVLAKEGAAGRLDTVLYGCVEALRCASILLSPVIPTKAAELQQQLGLKGDYTLQDAATWGLTPAGTPTAPGAPLFPRVDLAALNDSLEPKETALEHLPEVTLDDFAKLELRVAEILKAEAHPKADKLLVLTVKLGPEERTVVSGIREWYTPAELVGKKVVLVANLKPVKLRGVLSQGMILAAEDSEGNLSVSVLDRDLASGSVVR